A single window of Cellulomonas sp. NTE-D12 DNA harbors:
- a CDS encoding alpha/beta hydrolase → MSRWLPDVLGDGFEARTLHLAPDDEGDVVATLVRYAPPTDEPVRPSRVVLYLHGWSDYFFQTELARFWHATGAAFYALDLRKYGRSLREHQTPGYVDDLRVYDEDLETALAVLRADHGNAARIMVMAHSTGGLVAALWAERHPDALAGLVLNSPWLELQGSSVVRHISAPAIGRLARYQPKTPLPSIDPGYYARTLRAPDGEWEYDDTWRPVPSFPVRAGWLNAIIVGHAAVARGLHIPAPILTLASARTVISPRWSEDMRRSDVVLDVELVARRAVQLGPVVTVVRIPDGLHDLTLSAPPVRARFYAEIDRWLAAYGWS, encoded by the coding sequence GTGAGCCGCTGGCTCCCCGACGTCCTGGGCGACGGGTTCGAGGCGCGCACGCTCCACCTGGCGCCGGACGACGAGGGCGACGTGGTGGCCACGCTGGTCCGCTACGCGCCGCCGACCGACGAGCCGGTGCGGCCGTCGCGCGTGGTGCTCTACCTGCACGGCTGGTCCGACTACTTCTTCCAGACCGAGCTCGCGCGGTTCTGGCACGCGACCGGCGCCGCGTTCTACGCCCTCGACCTGCGCAAGTACGGGCGCTCGCTGCGTGAGCACCAGACGCCCGGCTACGTCGACGACCTGCGGGTGTACGACGAGGACCTCGAGACAGCGCTCGCCGTGCTGCGCGCCGACCACGGGAACGCCGCCCGGATCATGGTGATGGCGCACTCGACCGGTGGGCTGGTCGCCGCCCTGTGGGCCGAGCGGCATCCCGATGCGCTCGCCGGGCTGGTGCTGAACAGCCCCTGGCTGGAGCTGCAGGGCTCGTCGGTGGTGCGGCACATCTCGGCACCCGCGATCGGCCGCCTCGCGCGGTACCAGCCCAAGACGCCCCTGCCGAGCATCGACCCCGGCTACTACGCCCGCACGTTGCGGGCACCGGACGGTGAGTGGGAGTACGACGACACCTGGCGGCCGGTGCCGTCGTTCCCGGTCCGTGCCGGCTGGCTGAACGCGATCATCGTCGGCCACGCCGCCGTCGCCCGCGGGCTGCACATCCCCGCGCCGATCCTCACGCTCGCCTCGGCCCGGACGGTGATCAGCCCGCGCTGGAGCGAGGACATGCGTCGATCGGACGTGGTGCTGGACGTCGAGCTGGTCGCGCGCCGCGCGGTGCAGCTCGGTCCCGTGGTGACCGTCGTCCGCATCCCGGACGGGCTGCACGACCTCACGCTCTCCGCACCACCGGTCCGCGCGCGGTTCTACGCGGAGATCGACCGCTGGCTCGCGGCCTACGGCTGGTCCTGA
- a CDS encoding thiamine-binding protein codes for MLVAFSVSPMDTGDSVSHAVAEAVRVVRESGLPNRTDSMFTTIEGEWDEVMDVVKRATEAAGRGAGRVALVLKADIRPGHSGEIDGKVARVERLLGEGGAAG; via the coding sequence ATGCTCGTCGCCTTCTCCGTCTCCCCGATGGACACCGGGGACTCCGTGTCGCACGCCGTGGCCGAGGCCGTCCGGGTGGTCCGCGAGTCGGGGTTGCCCAACCGGACCGACTCGATGTTCACCACCATCGAGGGGGAGTGGGACGAGGTGATGGACGTGGTGAAGCGCGCGACGGAGGCCGCCGGGCGCGGGGCCGGCCGGGTGGCGCTGGTGCTCAAGGCCGACATCCGGCCCGGGCACAGCGGTGAGATCGACGGCAAGGTGGCGCGCGTCGAGCGGCTGCTCGGCGAGGGCGGCGCCGCGGGCTGA
- a CDS encoding DUF1778 domain-containing protein, with translation MTSWASEPEEGPWAVRSARISLRLQPAALEALRAAAELRAQDLTSFVLGAALDRAADVVGRERNSRLQLALIAEDPARYRRDPRIPDDPDLVAMVAEALLARDRRHPGDVPTVDPTPRRTATAPRDRDVDPAAR, from the coding sequence TTGACGAGCTGGGCCTCGGAACCGGAGGAGGGCCCGTGGGCGGTTCGGTCCGCACGGATCTCGCTGCGCCTGCAACCGGCGGCGCTCGAGGCGCTGCGGGCCGCGGCCGAGCTGCGCGCGCAGGACCTCACGTCGTTCGTGCTCGGTGCCGCCCTGGACCGGGCGGCCGACGTGGTGGGGCGGGAGCGGAACAGCCGGCTCCAGCTGGCGCTGATCGCCGAGGACCCGGCGCGCTACCGAAGGGACCCGCGGATCCCGGACGATCCCGATCTGGTGGCGATGGTGGCCGAGGCGCTCCTCGCCCGGGACCGCCGACACCCCGGCGACGTGCCGACCGTGGACCCGACCCCCCGTCGAACCGCGACGGCACCGAGGGACCGCGACGTCGACCCCGCCGCCAGGTGA
- a CDS encoding FAD-binding and (Fe-S)-binding domain-containing protein, whose translation MATATATDALVAGLRSAVRGEVDDSARRRAEFSTDASNYRVVPRVVVFPHDEDDALAALSVARELGIPVTSRGAGTSVAGNAIGPGVVLDWSRHVNRVLELDPEARTARIQPGTVMATLQRESAPHGLRFGPDPSTWTRATLGGMIGNNACGPHAVAYGRTSDNVISLDVVDGTGRRFTAGAGAGALDAVPGLDALVRANLSTIRTELGRFGRQVSGYSLEHLLPERGTDLAKALVGTEGTVVTVLGATVRLVPTAAAPVLVVLGYPDMAVAADDVPALLAHAPLAIEGMDARLVDVVRRVRGAAAVPDLPEGGGWLFVEVGGETLDEALSTARALAADAATDAVGLFPPGPEATAMWRIRADGAGLAGRTSSGAQAWPGFEDSAVPPEHLGTYLRELSALMQRHDVDGMAYGHFGDGCVHLRLDMPLEDSGGPLRSFMEDAAALVASHGGSLSGEHGDGRARSELLPVMYSPAAIGLFEQFKALLDPKDLLNPGVLVRPRPIDADLRRPAAARLGAVGFSFAHDDGDLTTAVHRCVGVGKCRADNTAAGDFMCPSYQATHDEKDTTRGRARVLQELANGRLVSRGWSAPEVRESLDLCLACKACSSDCPAGVDMAQYKSEVLHRAYRHKLRPVSHYVLGWLPRWTRLVTSVPGVSSLVNAALRIRPLARTVLRAGGMDPRRQMVTFADRPFRAWARAEGRDQVVVAGTPPPAERAARRPPVLLWTDSFSDSLAPDVPRAAVAVLRAAGYEVIVPDHDACCGLTWITTGQLDGAKDRLRHLLGVLAPFAVNGIPIVGLEPSCTAVLRSDLKDLLPDDPRAAAVARATHTLAELLTAPAPIGPGDRWTVPDLSGVTAVVQPHCHHHAVMTWTADRTLLREAGAQFSELAGCCGLAGNFGMEAGHYDVSVAVAEHALLPALRAAAPGDVYLADGFSCRTQADHLAGVQGVHLAQLLASHLPTSTHADA comes from the coding sequence GTGGCCACCGCGACTGCGACCGACGCCCTCGTCGCCGGGCTCCGCTCGGCGGTGCGCGGCGAGGTCGACGACTCCGCCCGCCGTCGCGCCGAGTTCTCCACCGACGCCTCGAACTACCGCGTCGTGCCGCGCGTCGTCGTCTTCCCGCACGACGAGGACGACGCCCTCGCCGCCCTGAGCGTCGCCCGCGAGCTCGGGATCCCGGTGACGTCCCGCGGCGCCGGCACCTCGGTGGCGGGCAATGCGATCGGCCCCGGCGTGGTCCTCGACTGGTCGCGCCACGTCAACCGCGTGCTCGAGCTGGACCCGGAGGCTCGCACCGCCCGCATCCAGCCCGGCACCGTCATGGCGACGCTGCAGCGCGAGTCGGCGCCGCACGGCCTGCGGTTCGGCCCCGACCCGTCGACGTGGACCCGCGCCACCCTCGGCGGGATGATCGGCAACAACGCCTGCGGTCCGCACGCCGTCGCGTACGGCCGGACCAGCGACAACGTGATCAGCCTCGACGTGGTGGACGGCACCGGTCGGCGGTTCACGGCCGGGGCCGGTGCCGGTGCGCTCGACGCGGTCCCCGGCCTCGATGCCCTGGTCAGAGCCAACCTGTCGACCATCCGCACCGAGCTGGGTCGCTTCGGCCGCCAGGTGTCCGGTTACTCCCTGGAGCACCTGCTGCCCGAGCGCGGTACCGATTTGGCCAAGGCCCTGGTCGGCACCGAAGGGACCGTGGTGACGGTGCTCGGAGCCACCGTCCGGCTCGTCCCGACAGCCGCGGCACCCGTGCTGGTGGTGCTGGGCTACCCGGACATGGCGGTGGCGGCCGACGACGTCCCGGCGCTGCTGGCGCACGCCCCCCTGGCGATCGAGGGGATGGACGCCCGGCTGGTCGACGTGGTGCGCCGCGTCCGCGGCGCCGCTGCCGTGCCGGACCTGCCGGAGGGTGGCGGCTGGCTGTTCGTCGAGGTGGGCGGCGAGACGCTGGACGAGGCGCTGTCGACGGCTCGCGCGCTCGCAGCCGATGCCGCCACCGACGCCGTCGGCCTGTTCCCGCCCGGCCCCGAGGCGACCGCCATGTGGCGCATCCGCGCCGACGGCGCGGGTCTGGCCGGCCGCACCTCCTCAGGCGCACAGGCGTGGCCCGGCTTCGAGGACTCCGCGGTCCCGCCCGAGCATCTCGGCACCTACCTGCGCGAGCTGTCCGCGCTGATGCAGCGGCACGACGTGGACGGCATGGCCTACGGCCACTTCGGCGACGGCTGCGTGCACCTGCGTCTGGACATGCCCCTCGAGGACTCCGGCGGACCGCTGCGGTCCTTCATGGAGGACGCCGCCGCCCTGGTCGCGTCCCACGGCGGTTCCCTGTCCGGCGAGCACGGAGACGGCCGGGCCCGCTCCGAGCTGCTGCCGGTGATGTACTCGCCGGCGGCCATCGGCCTGTTCGAGCAGTTCAAGGCGCTGCTCGACCCGAAGGACCTGCTCAACCCGGGCGTGCTGGTCCGCCCCCGACCGATCGATGCCGACCTCCGCCGACCCGCCGCGGCCCGGTTGGGTGCGGTCGGCTTCTCCTTCGCGCACGACGACGGCGACCTGACCACAGCCGTGCACCGCTGCGTCGGCGTCGGCAAGTGCCGGGCGGACAACACGGCGGCCGGCGACTTCATGTGCCCCAGCTACCAGGCGACGCACGACGAGAAGGACACCACCCGCGGCCGCGCCCGCGTGCTGCAGGAGCTCGCCAACGGCCGTCTCGTGTCGCGGGGCTGGTCGGCACCGGAGGTCCGCGAGTCCCTCGACCTGTGCCTGGCGTGCAAGGCGTGCTCGTCCGACTGCCCGGCCGGCGTCGACATGGCTCAGTACAAGTCCGAGGTGCTGCACCGGGCCTACCGGCACAAGCTGCGTCCGGTGTCGCACTACGTGCTCGGCTGGCTGCCCCGCTGGACCCGGCTGGTCACCTCCGTGCCGGGGGTCTCGTCCCTGGTCAACGCCGCGCTCCGGATCCGCCCCCTGGCTCGGACCGTCCTGCGCGCAGGCGGCATGGACCCCCGACGGCAGATGGTGACCTTCGCCGACCGGCCGTTCCGGGCGTGGGCCCGTGCCGAGGGTCGCGACCAGGTGGTCGTCGCCGGCACGCCTCCGCCGGCCGAGCGGGCGGCCCGTCGCCCGCCAGTCCTGCTGTGGACCGACTCGTTCAGCGACTCGCTGGCCCCCGACGTCCCGCGCGCGGCCGTCGCCGTCCTGCGCGCCGCCGGGTACGAGGTGATCGTCCCCGACCACGACGCGTGCTGCGGCCTGACCTGGATCACCACCGGGCAGCTCGACGGTGCCAAGGACCGCCTGCGCCACCTGCTCGGCGTGCTGGCGCCGTTCGCGGTGAACGGCATCCCGATCGTCGGCCTGGAGCCGAGCTGCACCGCTGTGCTGCGTTCGGACCTGAAGGACCTGCTTCCCGACGACCCCCGCGCCGCCGCAGTCGCTCGCGCCACCCACACGCTGGCCGAGCTGCTCACGGCACCGGCGCCGATCGGCCCCGGGGACCGCTGGACGGTGCCCGACCTCTCCGGCGTCACCGCCGTCGTCCAGCCGCACTGCCACCACCACGCGGTGATGACCTGGACTGCCGACCGCACCCTGCTGCGGGAGGCCGGTGCCCAGTTCTCGGAGCTGGCAGGCTGCTGCGGCCTGGCGGGCAACTTCGGCATGGAGGCCGGTCACTACGACGTCTCCGTCGCGGTCGCCGAGCACGCCCTGCTGCCGGCCCTGCGGGCCGCCGCTCCCGGCGACGTCTACCTGGCCGACGGCTTCTCCTGCCGCACCCAGGCCGACCACCTCGCCGGTGTCCAGGGCGTCCACCTCGCCCAGCTCCTCGCGTCCCACCTCCCCACGAGCACCCACGCCGACGCCTGA
- a CDS encoding DUF6318 family protein has translation MSPTTTPSATPTPTVLSTLGPLPDGVAPTRPDALDQPPTLEGAKAIATYFLLLYPYVYQTADLTEWNALSHPQCTFCSEASAEVRARVAAGQRVKGGNLDVRDIRGTEVTVGRFFEIQAVTHEARSQTVDSMGTVVDDYASGGNSVDMVVLFENGSWTVRGIDHKALSE, from the coding sequence GTGTCCCCGACCACGACGCCGTCCGCCACGCCCACACCTACAGTGCTGTCAACGCTCGGGCCACTGCCCGACGGTGTGGCACCCACCCGGCCGGACGCACTGGACCAGCCGCCCACCCTCGAGGGTGCCAAGGCGATTGCCACGTACTTCCTGCTCCTGTACCCGTACGTGTACCAAACGGCTGACCTCACCGAGTGGAATGCTCTGAGCCACCCACAGTGCACCTTCTGCTCAGAGGCGAGCGCGGAAGTGCGAGCCAGGGTCGCAGCAGGCCAGCGCGTTAAAGGCGGGAACCTCGACGTCCGCGATATTCGCGGAACGGAGGTCACGGTAGGCCGGTTCTTCGAGATCCAGGCAGTCACCCACGAAGCGAGATCGCAAACAGTCGACTCCATGGGAACGGTTGTCGATGACTACGCTTCGGGCGGCAACTCCGTCGACATGGTCGTTCTCTTCGAGAACGGTTCCTGGACCGTTCGGGGCATCGATCACAAGGCGCTTTCCGAGTGA
- the feoB gene encoding ferrous iron transport protein B, whose translation MSCHEPSDVATLAARRGGDTGPGTRQAAVALVGSPNVGKSTLFNAVTGSRQQVVNAPGTTVELATGPWRAAGALLVDLPGAYSLLARTPDEQVTADAVAGSGPLGTLDLVVVLADASALARSLYLVGQVARAGMPVLVGLTMRDVAAARGVDVDPEALATALGVPVVGLDPRTGAGVDALVGAVRSALDGPPVRLVVRPGASRAAGPDDLAPDDLVLDEDLANDLDPDDLDPRLAEAAELFEWVEQVLARLAPSDGSAAAADGARSGAAAGAVRTWSDRVDAWLLRPWVGVPVLLAVMWGLFQLATTAAAPLMDGVNTLVVGWFGGLLHGWLGGAPPWVGGFVVDGLLAGVATVLSFAPLMALMFVAVALLEDSGYLARAAFVADRAMRALGLDGRAVLPLVVGFGCNVAALSATRTLPHARQRLLSGLLIPFTSCTARLTVYLMLAGAFFPGHAGLAVLAMYLLSALLVIGIGLLLRRTAFRDLRREPFVLALPAYQRPRLRAIGTSAWVRVRAFVTKAGTIIVITLSAVWVLMAIPATSGYSVAQVPVADSVYGRVAAGIAPVFAPAGFDDWHASSALMTGFVAKEVVVGSMAQTYAVQDPTGGGASTTASSGISSSGTSSSGASSSGGNSATSGGDLGAQLRATFDRTSGGAPQSAAFAFMVFVLAYTPCLATVAEQRRLFGARWTAVSVGSSLVIAWLLAVAAFQLGSRLVGA comes from the coding sequence ATGAGCTGCCACGAGCCGTCCGACGTCGCCACGCTGGCGGCACGCCGCGGTGGGGACACCGGGCCCGGCACCCGGCAGGCGGCCGTCGCCCTGGTCGGCAGCCCCAACGTCGGCAAGTCGACCCTGTTCAACGCGGTCACCGGCTCCCGCCAACAGGTGGTCAACGCTCCCGGCACCACCGTCGAGCTGGCCACCGGGCCGTGGCGGGCGGCCGGTGCGCTGCTCGTCGACCTGCCGGGTGCGTACAGCCTGCTGGCGCGCACGCCGGACGAGCAGGTGACGGCCGACGCCGTCGCCGGCTCCGGGCCGCTCGGCACCCTCGACCTGGTGGTGGTGCTGGCCGACGCCTCGGCGCTGGCTCGGTCCCTGTACCTCGTCGGCCAGGTGGCCCGTGCCGGGATGCCCGTGCTGGTGGGGCTGACCATGCGGGACGTGGCGGCCGCCCGCGGCGTGGACGTCGACCCGGAGGCGCTCGCGACGGCGCTCGGTGTGCCGGTGGTCGGGCTCGACCCGCGTACGGGTGCGGGTGTGGACGCCCTGGTCGGCGCGGTGCGGTCGGCGCTCGACGGGCCGCCCGTCCGGCTCGTCGTGCGCCCTGGTGCGTCGCGCGCGGCGGGGCCCGACGACCTCGCGCCGGACGACCTCGTGCTCGACGAGGACCTGGCGAACGACCTCGACCCCGACGACCTCGACCCGCGGCTGGCCGAGGCGGCCGAGCTGTTCGAGTGGGTCGAGCAGGTGCTCGCTCGGCTCGCGCCGTCGGACGGTTCGGCAGCCGCTGCCGACGGCGCACGGTCGGGCGCGGCGGCCGGTGCCGTGCGCACGTGGTCGGACCGGGTGGACGCCTGGCTGCTGCGGCCCTGGGTCGGCGTGCCGGTGCTGCTCGCGGTGATGTGGGGCCTGTTCCAGCTCGCCACCACGGCGGCCGCCCCGCTGATGGACGGCGTGAACACCCTCGTCGTCGGCTGGTTCGGCGGGCTGCTGCACGGCTGGCTCGGCGGCGCACCGCCGTGGGTCGGCGGGTTCGTCGTCGACGGTCTGCTCGCCGGGGTCGCCACGGTCCTGTCGTTCGCACCGCTGATGGCACTGATGTTCGTCGCCGTCGCGCTGCTGGAGGACTCCGGCTACCTGGCCCGTGCCGCGTTCGTCGCCGACCGGGCGATGCGGGCCCTGGGGCTCGACGGCCGTGCCGTGCTGCCGCTCGTCGTCGGCTTCGGCTGCAACGTCGCCGCCCTCTCGGCCACCCGTACCCTGCCGCACGCCCGCCAGCGGCTGCTGTCCGGCCTGCTGATCCCGTTCACCAGCTGCACCGCGCGGCTGACCGTGTACCTGATGCTCGCCGGGGCGTTCTTCCCCGGCCACGCCGGGCTGGCCGTGCTGGCGATGTACCTGCTCTCGGCCCTGCTGGTGATCGGCATCGGCTTGCTGCTGCGCCGGACGGCGTTCCGCGACCTGCGCCGGGAGCCGTTCGTGCTGGCGCTGCCTGCCTACCAGCGGCCCCGCCTGCGGGCGATCGGCACGTCCGCCTGGGTCCGGGTCCGGGCCTTCGTCACCAAGGCCGGGACCATCATCGTCATCACCCTGTCCGCCGTGTGGGTGCTGATGGCGATCCCGGCGACGTCCGGGTACTCCGTGGCCCAGGTGCCGGTGGCGGACAGCGTGTACGGGCGGGTGGCGGCCGGCATCGCGCCGGTGTTCGCCCCGGCCGGGTTCGACGACTGGCACGCCTCCTCGGCGCTGATGACCGGCTTCGTCGCCAAGGAGGTGGTGGTCGGCTCGATGGCGCAGACGTACGCCGTCCAGGACCCGACCGGGGGCGGCGCGTCGACGACGGCCTCGTCCGGCATCTCGTCGTCGGGTACGTCGTCGTCGGGCGCCTCGTCGTCCGGCGGCAACTCGGCGACGTCGGGCGGTGACCTCGGCGCCCAGCTGCGCGCCACGTTCGACCGGACGTCGGGGGGTGCACCGCAGTCCGCCGCGTTCGCCTTCATGGTCTTCGTGCTGGCGTACACGCCGTGCCTGGCGACGGTCGCCGAGCAGCGCCGGCTGTTCGGGGCGCGCTGGACGGCCGTGTCCGTCGGCAGCTCGCTGGTGATCGCCTGGCTGCTGGCGGTGGCGGCCTTCCAGCTCGGCTCCCGGTTGGTGGGCGCCTGA
- a CDS encoding FeoA family protein, whose protein sequence is MELGACRAGTVARIVRVDVDPAARLRFGELGLRTGALVQVTHDVGAQGRVVAVGADRFALDSATCARITVEPVTAGAPVPAPAPTGSGYATAVAAR, encoded by the coding sequence ATGGAGCTGGGAGCCTGCCGGGCGGGGACGGTCGCGCGGATCGTGCGGGTGGACGTCGACCCCGCCGCACGCCTCCGCTTCGGTGAGCTCGGCCTGCGCACCGGGGCGTTGGTGCAGGTCACGCACGACGTCGGGGCACAGGGCCGGGTGGTCGCCGTCGGCGCCGACCGGTTCGCGCTCGACTCGGCGACGTGCGCACGGATCACCGTCGAGCCGGTGACGGCCGGCGCGCCCGTGCCCGCCCCCGCACCGACCGGCTCGGGATACGCCACCGCGGTGGCCGCCCGATGA
- a CDS encoding OsmC family peroxiredoxin gives MATRSARTDWTGGLEDGGGHVELLSSKAGRYDVSFPRRTSDDAQGTTSPEELIAAAHSSCYAMQLSALIAQAGGTPRSLDVLADVRLSPDPAGGFRISGITLTVRGEVDGMDADGFQAVAEDAKASCPVSKALTGTTVSLDAALI, from the coding sequence ATGGCCACGCGCAGCGCACGCACCGACTGGACCGGAGGCCTCGAGGACGGGGGCGGCCACGTCGAGCTGCTCAGCTCCAAGGCGGGGCGGTACGACGTCTCGTTCCCGCGGCGCACCTCCGACGACGCGCAGGGCACGACGAGCCCCGAGGAGCTGATCGCCGCCGCGCACTCGTCCTGCTACGCCATGCAGCTGTCCGCCCTGATCGCGCAGGCGGGCGGCACGCCGAGGAGCCTCGACGTGCTGGCCGACGTGCGGCTCAGCCCGGACCCGGCCGGCGGCTTCCGGATCAGCGGGATCACGCTCACCGTGCGCGGTGAGGTGGACGGGATGGACGCCGACGGGTTCCAGGCGGTGGCCGAGGACGCGAAGGCGAGCTGCCCGGTCAGCAAGGCACTGACCGGCACCACCGTGTCGCTGGACGCGGCGCTGATCTGA
- a CDS encoding ATP-binding protein, with amino-acid sequence MDQGDPAGPGPGPGALVGRAGELDDIDGLLTSVAGGAGAAALLEGEAGIGRSALLAALVPGARLVAVEPVLVRVDAATAPYGTLRQLVAPRADVWPAGPEDAELAALLAASDEPPAPRRIAELVATVALRRGAQHPWALLLDDAHLADAATLDVLTRLAHEAPLPGVLVVLTLRPVPHRREVQDLVAAWVRAGARNVELRPLSTPAVQTLVERTVGGTPGPVLRGVLATTGGNPRLVGDVLAAAAATGSLTTSDGTAELTGSGWQSELDARVRRHVAYVDASVRTLLTQASVLGTSFVVPDLAALAALDVTTCWRTLRYALAAGLVAARGDRLAFRHDVVRTALYDDLPAEQRRALHARAAWALEAAGAPSHVITGHLERAR; translated from the coding sequence GTGGACCAGGGGGATCCAGCGGGGCCGGGGCCCGGTCCGGGTGCGCTGGTCGGTCGAGCCGGTGAGCTGGACGACATCGACGGGCTGCTGACCTCGGTGGCTGGCGGTGCAGGAGCCGCCGCGCTGCTGGAGGGCGAGGCCGGCATCGGCCGGTCGGCCCTCCTGGCCGCCCTGGTCCCGGGCGCACGGCTGGTCGCGGTCGAGCCCGTGCTCGTGCGGGTCGACGCCGCGACGGCCCCGTACGGAACGCTCCGTCAGCTGGTCGCGCCGCGTGCGGACGTGTGGCCGGCGGGACCGGAGGATGCGGAGCTCGCGGCGCTGCTGGCGGCGTCCGACGAGCCGCCGGCGCCACGCCGCATCGCCGAGCTGGTCGCCACCGTGGCGCTGCGCCGCGGCGCGCAGCACCCGTGGGCCCTGCTGCTCGACGACGCGCACCTGGCCGACGCGGCCACCCTGGACGTGCTGACGCGCCTCGCCCACGAGGCGCCGCTGCCCGGCGTGCTGGTGGTGCTCACCCTGCGGCCGGTACCGCACCGGCGGGAGGTGCAGGACCTGGTCGCCGCCTGGGTGCGGGCCGGCGCCCGCAACGTCGAGCTGCGGCCCCTGTCCACGCCGGCGGTGCAGACCCTCGTGGAGCGGACCGTCGGGGGAACCCCTGGCCCGGTGCTGCGCGGCGTGCTGGCCACCACGGGCGGCAACCCGCGGCTGGTCGGCGACGTGCTGGCCGCCGCGGCGGCCACCGGGTCCCTGACCACGTCGGACGGCACGGCAGAGCTGACCGGCTCCGGCTGGCAGTCGGAGCTGGACGCGCGGGTGCGTCGGCACGTCGCCTACGTCGACGCGTCGGTGCGGACTCTGCTGACGCAGGCGAGCGTGCTCGGCACCTCGTTCGTCGTGCCAGACCTGGCCGCCCTCGCGGCGCTGGACGTCACCACCTGCTGGCGCACGCTGCGGTACGCGCTCGCGGCGGGGCTGGTCGCGGCTCGCGGCGACCGGCTGGCGTTCCGGCACGACGTGGTGCGCACCGCCCTGTACGACGACCTGCCCGCTGAGCAGCGCCGGGCCCTGCACGCGCGCGCCGCCTGGGCCCTCGAGGCGGCCGGGGCACCGTCGCACGTGATCACCGGCCACCTCGAGCGCGCGCGCTGA
- a CDS encoding D-alanyl-D-alanine carboxypeptidase family protein produces the protein MSDRLPPRRRSGGGRHVATVPAAATRRSRQAGAHRAPQDHRPRTPRPLAPRIAQGGVVVALAVALGVVLVNPATGEGATASSSTSETGADTAAAQADQAARSTREKVAQVADAVTARAVAVRADGAQAQVSADQLAQLDSLRAQVATLVTKVQQENAAARTDRAGVTSRGGAAAERGGAPDPSAPTASPSSTASTSPTPGATAAGADPTSTAAALAAPSPSASTDAPAAGAGPAPTASASTAPAPTGSASTGSASTEAATPPSDAPSAGATPSASATPSAATSATPSATAVETPDQVAAAIPQVLGADDPDAAQLRDAVIALARSTAAVSAAADANRTAAKAAADAATQAAASAAEAAAAQAAADAQRAAWKTSLQGYPNGKIPASALCAPTFDGGALLRCDAAEALDSLDAAYFQAFGVHLTINDSYRSYAAQVACLSTRGWLCATPGTSHHGLGIAVDLGGGIEQPGSAQHAWMVKNAAAFQFEHPAWAQPDGSKPEPWHWEYTG, from the coding sequence GTGAGTGACAGATTGCCGCCCCGGCGTCGGTCCGGAGGCGGCAGGCATGTCGCCACCGTGCCGGCCGCCGCCACGCGCCGCAGCCGTCAGGCCGGCGCCCACCGCGCCCCGCAGGACCACCGTCCGCGCACGCCGCGTCCGCTCGCCCCCCGCATCGCCCAGGGCGGTGTCGTGGTGGCGCTGGCCGTCGCGCTCGGCGTCGTGCTGGTCAACCCCGCCACCGGCGAGGGCGCCACGGCCTCCTCCTCGACGAGCGAGACCGGTGCCGACACCGCCGCCGCGCAGGCCGACCAGGCTGCGCGCTCCACGCGGGAGAAGGTCGCCCAGGTGGCCGACGCCGTGACCGCGCGCGCCGTCGCCGTGCGTGCCGACGGTGCGCAGGCCCAGGTGTCCGCGGACCAGCTCGCCCAGCTCGACTCGCTCCGTGCCCAGGTGGCCACCCTGGTGACCAAGGTGCAGCAGGAGAACGCGGCGGCGCGCACCGACCGGGCGGGAGTCACCTCGCGTGGCGGCGCGGCTGCCGAGCGCGGCGGCGCCCCCGACCCGTCGGCCCCCACCGCGAGCCCCTCGTCGACGGCGTCGACCTCGCCGACGCCCGGTGCGACAGCCGCCGGTGCGGACCCGACGTCCACCGCGGCCGCCCTCGCGGCCCCGTCGCCGAGCGCGTCCACCGACGCCCCGGCCGCAGGCGCCGGCCCCGCCCCGACCGCTTCCGCCTCGACCGCTCCTGCCCCGACCGGCTCCGCCTCGACCGGCTCCGCCTCGACGGAAGCGGCCACGCCGCCGTCGGACGCCCCGTCGGCCGGCGCCACCCCGTCCGCGAGCGCCACGCCCTCCGCCGCCACCTCCGCGACGCCGTCGGCCACCGCCGTCGAGACGCCCGACCAGGTGGCTGCCGCCATCCCGCAGGTGCTCGGTGCGGACGACCCCGACGCCGCCCAGCTGCGCGACGCGGTGATCGCCCTGGCCCGCAGCACGGCGGCCGTCAGCGCCGCCGCCGACGCCAACCGCACCGCCGCCAAGGCCGCGGCCGACGCCGCCACCCAGGCAGCCGCCTCCGCTGCCGAGGCCGCCGCCGCCCAGGCCGCCGCCGACGCGCAGCGGGCCGCCTGGAAGACGTCGCTGCAGGGCTACCCGAACGGGAAGATCCCCGCCTCGGCGTTGTGCGCGCCGACGTTCGACGGCGGTGCCCTGCTGCGGTGCGACGCCGCGGAGGCCCTCGACAGCCTCGACGCCGCCTACTTCCAGGCGTTCGGCGTCCACCTGACGATCAACGACTCCTACAGGTCCTACGCCGCGCAGGTCGCCTGCCTGTCCACCCGCGGCTGGCTGTGCGCCACGCCGGGCACGTCGCACCACGGTCTGGGCATCGCGGTGGACCTCGGCGGCGGCATCGAGCAGCCGGGTTCCGCGCAGCACGCGTGGATGGTGAAGAATGCCGCGGCCTTCCAGTTCGAGCACCCGGCGTGGGCCCAGCCCGACGGCAGCAAGCCGGAGCCGTGGCACTGGGAGTACACCGGCTGA